In Cycloclasticus sp., a single genomic region encodes these proteins:
- a CDS encoding MMPL family transporter yields the protein MGAITKQLKKIDRLVFAFPKVTALIILAISTFFAMQIPGVKMVSNFADLLPQEHPYIQTHNTLTETFGGANTVIVSLKVDEGTIFTNDVLSRIKRLTDKVDALPAVNHNLVNSLTHRNTRRVWLNEYGTMKSAPYYDPLKEHYSEEELQAMQNQVVANPRVYGLLVSPDLKSALIKGTLNEGDLDYEEVFNALAKLRNEEKTDGLTIYASGQPVLVGWVTSYVSEVIQIFGYTLAILLILLVAYFRKFYGLLLPLIGIALTTTWGLGMLSLLGYNLDPLMLVVPFLVSARAMSHGVQIVERFYTELGESGDKQTAARNTFEGLFRPGSLGVISDAIGLLLISLGSVPINDKLAIYASLWAGSVIVTVLILLPVLLEILPHKQAKNTEHVLLQKLFPVVSKISCTPNGALATLFVSFGLVIGGAYLSSKVQIGEAESGSPLLYADHDYNISSKAINQAFPGSEEMFILAHSDKEHGLKHPDAIKALADFQNYMMLDPELGGTKGLPDLLSQASRIIRNDDPRWLVYPKDEFESGGLMFAYMMSSPIPGALLEFIDPDEQNANIVFYYKDHKGETIRRAIHMVKEWSNSAAAQVEGFSLKLAGGLIGVTAAVNEASYQTNVIVIPLVFLLILVFVTAFYWSIHAGWLMLLAMGFATTLTYAYMGIVGLGINVNTVPILAAGIGIGVDYSIYIMDKIKEQYAKLGNFEAAIQKAINTTGVAIGFTAFSLIAGVIMWVLLSTMRFQADAAMLLIVMLLLNALAAMFLVPAWVMTFKPKFIVEK from the coding sequence ATGGGTGCTATAACAAAGCAACTTAAAAAAATTGACCGTCTGGTGTTTGCATTTCCTAAAGTGACTGCATTGATCATTTTGGCGATTAGTACATTCTTTGCGATGCAAATTCCAGGGGTTAAGATGGTATCTAACTTTGCCGATTTATTACCGCAAGAACACCCCTATATTCAAACACATAACACGCTTACCGAAACGTTCGGTGGCGCGAATACGGTGATTGTGTCGCTAAAAGTAGACGAAGGGACTATTTTTACTAACGACGTGTTGAGCAGAATTAAACGCTTAACCGACAAAGTCGATGCGTTGCCTGCTGTGAATCATAATTTAGTTAATAGCTTAACGCATAGAAATACTCGTCGAGTGTGGTTAAACGAATATGGAACCATGAAGTCTGCGCCGTATTATGACCCACTTAAAGAGCATTATTCTGAAGAAGAGTTGCAGGCGATGCAAAATCAGGTTGTGGCGAATCCGCGCGTGTATGGCCTATTAGTTTCGCCAGATCTTAAATCTGCACTCATAAAAGGTACGCTAAATGAGGGTGACTTAGACTATGAAGAAGTCTTTAATGCGTTGGCAAAACTTAGGAATGAAGAAAAAACTGATGGGTTAACAATCTATGCCAGTGGCCAACCAGTATTAGTAGGCTGGGTAACAAGTTATGTTAGTGAGGTCATTCAAATTTTTGGCTATACCTTAGCCATTTTATTGATTTTGTTGGTAGCGTATTTTAGAAAGTTCTATGGTTTACTGTTACCCCTTATTGGTATCGCCTTGACGACGACTTGGGGCTTGGGAATGTTGTCGTTGTTGGGCTATAACCTAGATCCATTGATGCTAGTTGTACCATTCCTTGTATCTGCAAGGGCTATGTCGCACGGTGTTCAAATAGTGGAACGCTTTTATACCGAACTGGGTGAAAGTGGGGATAAACAAACAGCCGCACGTAATACCTTTGAGGGTTTGTTTAGGCCAGGCTCTTTAGGGGTTATTTCAGACGCTATTGGTTTGTTGCTTATTTCATTAGGCTCTGTGCCAATTAACGATAAATTGGCGATATATGCGTCACTTTGGGCGGGTAGTGTGATTGTTACGGTGTTGATTTTACTGCCTGTACTACTTGAGATTTTGCCGCACAAGCAAGCTAAAAACACTGAGCATGTGCTTTTGCAAAAATTATTTCCAGTTGTCTCCAAAATATCGTGCACCCCCAACGGTGCACTAGCAACGTTATTTGTTTCGTTTGGTTTAGTGATTGGGGGTGCCTATTTAAGTTCAAAGGTGCAAATTGGTGAGGCAGAGTCAGGCTCTCCATTGCTGTATGCGGATCATGACTACAATATTTCTTCTAAGGCGATAAACCAAGCGTTTCCCGGTTCGGAAGAAATGTTTATTTTGGCGCACTCCGATAAAGAACATGGTTTGAAACACCCCGATGCGATTAAAGCATTGGCTGATTTTCAAAACTATATGATGCTTGATCCTGAATTAGGCGGCACCAAAGGGTTGCCAGACTTGCTCTCTCAAGCCAGTCGGATTATCCGAAATGATGATCCGCGTTGGTTGGTGTACCCAAAAGATGAGTTTGAATCGGGTGGCCTAATGTTCGCTTATATGATGTCGAGTCCCATTCCGGGGGCCCTGTTAGAGTTTATTGATCCAGATGAACAAAACGCCAATATTGTTTTCTATTATAAAGATCATAAAGGTGAAACGATTCGCCGTGCTATCCATATGGTTAAAGAATGGAGCAATAGTGCAGCGGCACAAGTAGAGGGTTTCTCGCTTAAATTAGCGGGTGGCTTAATTGGTGTAACGGCGGCGGTTAATGAAGCGTCTTACCAAACCAACGTGATAGTTATCCCCTTGGTTTTTTTGCTTATATTGGTATTTGTTACTGCATTTTACTGGTCTATCCATGCGGGTTGGCTAATGTTGCTCGCGATGGGTTTTGCAACAACGTTAACGTATGCCTACATGGGCATAGTTGGGTTGGGTATTAACGTGAATACCGTACCTATCTTGGCTGCGGGCATTGGTATTGGTGTGGATTATTCCATCTACATTATGGATAAAATTAAAGAGCAGTACGCTAAGCTCGGTAACTTTGAGGCGGCTATTCAAAAAGCGATTAATACCACCGGTGTCGCAATTGGTTTCACTGCTTTTTCACTCATCGCGGGTGTCATTATGTGGGTGCTGTTATCAACCATGAGGTTTCAAGCGGATGCAGCTATGTTGTTAATTGTTATGTTGCTGCTCAACGCCTTGGCCGCTATGTTCTTAGTACCTGCATGGGTTATGACATTCAAACCAAAGTTTATTGTGGAGAAGTAA
- a CDS encoding DUF1302 family protein produces MKNKKWHSRPLATIALIGMAVLPLSQQAAAGINTGDDTLEISGFVENATYFRDHVGLSKFRNTLQLEGTKILGGIGAFDEVSINGTFRATYDGVYDLNSDEYGDGAGGAVFLTPVIPATPAGFNVAPGEGIPLGNLTARGLDNSGLEILGQSRHSTSGNGVELVVPVRPCDKDSRGCIGGYMDDTLNDLRYSDFNDRWDFIRELYVNAVIDMDSGTTFNLSVGKKQEVWGRTDLFRVLDVINPVDYSRNNIYDELEDTRIPLWMATAEWQFGANNLLDDMNVQFVWIFDKFRPNKLGQSGTPNQILGAGELFRSLNLCWEEGCTTSVFAGAGPDDASIATNFGPGVLGVRDAHLPDWSLDNTQLGVKFEGVYGDIGFSLNAFYTRSQLPSLRGGIPSDNPFTGSVLTESGPYGSMIESQFYSHLISFDIHFPRVFLMGGSLDYYSDPLKTAFRVETAWTKGEEFADTTQERLFSESEVARWVIGADHNLFIRSINKNKAFLISFQTFGQHILQHQRETHKFGESGMPDRKDNYISTLLTKGWWMNDRFSAQIIQAYDWGAQAYVVSPSIDWLIDDHWRFQLAANIKFDNGAEDFSDCTKCNPFAPFTVSSDPIHATGMSGDAGLGGYEPLGRFIDGPIGTARNEDEIQMTIRYRF; encoded by the coding sequence ATGAAGAATAAGAAATGGCATTCTAGGCCATTAGCTACTATTGCACTGATAGGGATGGCGGTACTGCCCTTGTCGCAACAAGCGGCTGCGGGCATTAATACAGGTGATGATACGTTGGAGATCAGTGGTTTCGTCGAAAATGCAACGTACTTTCGTGACCACGTTGGGTTGTCAAAATTCCGCAATACACTGCAATTAGAAGGTACAAAAATACTGGGTGGTATCGGTGCGTTTGATGAAGTTAGTATTAATGGCACTTTTCGTGCGACATATGACGGAGTTTATGACCTGAATTCTGATGAATATGGTGATGGTGCTGGTGGTGCAGTATTTTTAACGCCGGTAATACCTGCGACCCCTGCTGGTTTTAATGTAGCGCCAGGGGAAGGTATTCCGCTAGGTAACCTTACAGCACGCGGGCTTGATAATTCTGGTCTAGAAATTTTAGGTCAAAGTCGCCATAGCACCTCGGGAAATGGTGTGGAGTTGGTTGTTCCTGTGCGTCCGTGTGATAAAGACTCGCGTGGTTGTATCGGCGGGTATATGGATGACACATTAAATGATTTACGTTATTCAGATTTCAATGATCGTTGGGATTTTATACGTGAGTTATATGTAAACGCTGTGATTGATATGGACAGTGGTACGACTTTCAATTTAAGTGTTGGTAAAAAACAAGAAGTTTGGGGTCGTACTGATTTATTCCGCGTATTAGATGTCATCAACCCGGTTGATTATTCTAGGAATAATATTTATGACGAATTAGAAGATACGCGTATTCCTTTGTGGATGGCAACTGCTGAATGGCAGTTTGGTGCGAATAACTTATTGGATGACATGAATGTTCAGTTTGTTTGGATATTTGACAAGTTTAGGCCTAATAAGTTGGGTCAATCCGGTACGCCTAATCAAATTCTAGGTGCGGGCGAATTGTTTCGTTCGTTAAACCTATGCTGGGAAGAAGGCTGTACGACATCTGTATTTGCCGGTGCGGGACCGGATGATGCGAGTATTGCAACTAACTTTGGCCCTGGTGTTCTTGGTGTTCGTGATGCACACCTGCCTGACTGGTCTCTGGATAACACACAGTTAGGTGTGAAATTTGAGGGGGTTTATGGCGATATTGGCTTTTCATTAAATGCATTCTATACACGATCTCAGCTACCTTCATTGAGAGGGGGTATTCCATCAGACAATCCATTTACAGGGTCAGTTCTAACAGAGAGTGGTCCCTATGGTAGTATGATTGAATCTCAGTTTTATAGCCATTTAATATCATTTGATATTCACTTTCCACGTGTCTTTTTAATGGGTGGTTCGCTGGATTATTATTCAGACCCACTAAAAACGGCATTCAGAGTTGAAACAGCATGGACGAAAGGTGAGGAGTTTGCTGACACGACTCAAGAGAGGCTTTTTTCTGAATCTGAAGTGGCGCGTTGGGTAATTGGTGCGGATCATAATTTGTTTATTCGCTCGATTAATAAAAATAAAGCGTTCTTAATTTCTTTCCAAACTTTTGGGCAGCATATTCTGCAACATCAACGTGAAACCCATAAATTTGGTGAATCTGGCATGCCTGATAGAAAAGACAATTATATTTCTACCTTGTTAACCAAAGGCTGGTGGATGAATGACCGTTTTAGTGCACAAATAATTCAGGCTTACGATTGGGGTGCTCAGGCTTACGTGGTCTCACCATCTATTGACTGGTTGATTGATGATCATTGGCGTTTCCAGTTAGCTGCGAATATCAAGTTTGATAACGGTGCTGAAGATTTTTCTGACTGTACTAAATGTAATCCATTTGCACCATTCACTGTCTCATCTGACCCTATTCATGCGACAGGTATGTCAGGCGATGCTGGTTTAGGTGGCTATGAGCCATTAGGTCGTTTCATTGACGGGCCTATCGGTACGGCACGAAATGAAGATGAAATTCAAATGACAATTCGTTACCGCTTCTAA
- a CDS encoding DUF1329 domain-containing protein, translated as MTKSLFGAALLSVAASASAVTDADIDNSFQPYTNGFPVADGVVAGLVINKANVDKYASVLDAGMVKHIKDDWVEITVGDSQDIILNQSYIDATKAGSQNVKLGAKVGEIEGYVAGRPFPIEPNLDDPRAGEKMAWNFQYGYNWGDGAAISPFYWKYRNMKTAQVERTIKFNFYFLNLMHRVNHEPKPEITPNPSKLFRAIYLNVSEPFDVKNTQLLIHRHKNDLKRDNAWLYLGFQRRVRRLATGQVTDSFLGSDIMIEDFEGYNGRISDMNWTFKGTKNMLLPVYDSSKQKRTDEFKESDGYTYTTYHGKGGCFPNVNYSLRKVYVVESVPIDPNHPIGKRVHYMDAQTFTLPRTVTFDRQGKYWKSWMIGQAHPDTHLPANKGSGVAIDDAFGMMDVQAMHCTTGQFKGIVDPTLVKKKQFSVQYMRSFGK; from the coding sequence ATGACAAAAAGTTTATTTGGCGCGGCGCTATTAAGTGTAGCTGCAAGTGCGTCGGCAGTGACGGATGCAGATATTGATAATTCGTTCCAACCATATACGAACGGCTTCCCCGTAGCAGACGGTGTTGTGGCTGGTTTGGTAATTAATAAGGCTAATGTGGATAAATATGCAAGCGTCCTAGACGCTGGTATGGTTAAGCATATTAAAGATGATTGGGTAGAAATCACGGTTGGTGACTCACAGGATATTATCCTTAATCAAAGTTATATTGATGCCACTAAAGCGGGTTCTCAAAATGTAAAGCTTGGTGCTAAAGTTGGCGAAATAGAAGGTTATGTTGCTGGCCGCCCATTCCCAATAGAGCCCAATCTAGATGACCCTCGTGCAGGTGAAAAAATGGCCTGGAACTTTCAGTACGGTTATAACTGGGGCGATGGCGCGGCTATTTCACCGTTCTACTGGAAATACCGAAATATGAAAACAGCGCAGGTTGAACGGACAATTAAGTTTAATTTTTATTTCCTAAATTTAATGCACCGCGTGAACCATGAGCCTAAACCTGAAATTACGCCGAACCCAAGTAAATTGTTCCGTGCTATTTATTTGAATGTATCAGAGCCTTTCGATGTTAAAAACACACAGTTGTTGATTCACCGTCATAAAAACGATTTAAAACGTGATAACGCTTGGTTGTACCTAGGTTTTCAACGTCGTGTGCGTCGTTTAGCAACGGGTCAAGTGACCGACTCTTTCCTAGGTTCTGACATTATGATTGAAGACTTTGAAGGTTATAATGGCCGTATATCTGATATGAACTGGACCTTCAAAGGCACAAAAAACATGTTGTTGCCTGTGTATGATTCATCTAAACAAAAGCGTACCGATGAGTTTAAGGAATCTGATGGCTATACCTACACAACGTATCATGGGAAAGGCGGTTGTTTCCCAAACGTGAATTACTCATTAAGGAAAGTATATGTTGTAGAGTCTGTGCCGATTGACCCTAACCATCCAATAGGTAAACGTGTGCATTATATGGATGCGCAAACCTTCACATTGCCACGTACGGTCACTTTTGATCGTCAGGGTAAATATTGGAAATCCTGGATGATCGGTCAAGCACACCCAGATACTCACTTACCTGCGAACAAGGGTAGTGGTGTTGCAATTGACGATGCCTTTGGCATGATGGATGTGCAGGCCATGCATTGTACAACTGGCCAGTTTAAAGGTATTGTTGATCCAACATTGGTTAAAAAGAAACAATTTAGCGTGCAGTATATGCGTTCATTTGGTAAGTAA
- a CDS encoding Rieske 2Fe-2S domain-containing protein — MGKKQDIDFASYLIDDKENGIYRADRKVFTDPEIYELEMKYIFEKNWVYLCHESQIKNPNDFFTVYMGKQPVIVTRDKDGEIHGFINACTHRGAQLVNTGCGNKRKMVCPFHMWTFDMKGKLLDCGEHKGNVGYSDSFSKDDLGLQKIGNIESYRGFVFGVLDDNACTLKEFLGETTQSIDLMVDQADEGLEILPGKTTYTYNGNWKLQAENGVDGYHLEAIHGNYVMTIANRKKLQAENDAVKSADVGALASGTAEELPGGYYHFGNGHVMLWAKFPNASDRPLYVGGKMPELQKKFGEQRAEFMGGYLRNTCIYPNMFLMDQMSTQIRHFRPVSVDKTEITTYCIAPVGESDDARERRIRQYEDFFNATGMATPDDLTAFNNSQLGFMGEKARWSDMCRGAKNVVEGPGPYGKAFGINPEESGTNLEDEGLMVAQHKNWADMMNKAQAEEK; from the coding sequence ATGGGTAAGAAACAAGATATAGATTTTGCAAGTTATTTAATTGACGATAAAGAGAACGGCATTTATCGGGCGGACAGAAAAGTATTTACTGATCCAGAAATTTATGAATTAGAAATGAAATACATCTTTGAAAAAAACTGGGTGTATTTGTGTCATGAAAGTCAAATAAAAAACCCCAATGATTTTTTCACTGTATATATGGGTAAACAACCCGTTATTGTGACGCGTGATAAAGACGGTGAAATTCATGGTTTCATTAATGCCTGTACTCACCGTGGCGCGCAGCTTGTTAATACTGGGTGCGGCAACAAAAGAAAAATGGTCTGCCCTTTCCATATGTGGACGTTTGATATGAAAGGCAAGCTGCTTGACTGTGGTGAGCACAAAGGCAACGTTGGTTATAGTGATAGTTTTAGTAAGGATGACTTAGGTCTACAAAAAATTGGTAATATCGAAAGTTACCGAGGTTTTGTATTCGGTGTTTTAGATGATAATGCGTGCACTCTAAAAGAGTTCTTAGGTGAAACGACGCAGTCAATTGATTTAATGGTTGACCAGGCCGATGAAGGTCTTGAGATTCTGCCAGGAAAAACGACTTATACATACAATGGTAACTGGAAGTTACAAGCCGAGAATGGCGTTGATGGTTATCATTTAGAAGCAATTCACGGCAACTATGTGATGACAATTGCAAACCGTAAGAAACTGCAAGCCGAAAATGACGCGGTTAAATCTGCTGACGTAGGTGCATTGGCTAGTGGTACTGCTGAAGAGCTTCCAGGTGGGTATTATCATTTTGGTAATGGTCATGTGATGTTATGGGCAAAATTTCCAAATGCTTCTGATCGGCCGCTTTATGTGGGTGGAAAGATGCCTGAGTTGCAGAAGAAGTTTGGTGAGCAAAGAGCTGAATTTATGGGCGGCTATTTACGAAACACCTGTATCTATCCAAATATGTTTTTAATGGATCAAATGAGCACGCAAATTCGCCATTTCCGTCCTGTTTCAGTCGATAAAACTGAAATTACTACTTATTGTATTGCCCCTGTGGGTGAGTCTGATGATGCGCGAGAACGTCGTATTCGCCAATATGAGGATTTCTTTAACGCAACGGGTATGGCAACGCCAGATGATTTAACGGCATTCAATAATAGCCAGCTTGGCTTTATGGGTGAAAAGGCGCGTTGGAGTGATATGTGTCGTGGTGCGAAAAATGTTGTTGAAGGTCCTGGGCCATATGGAAAAGCTTTTGGGATCAACCCTGAAGAATCAGGTACAAACCTTGAAGATGAAGGGCTGATGGTAGCGCAGCATAAAAACTGGGCGGATATGATGAATAAAGCACAGGCGGAGGAGAAATAA
- a CDS encoding aromatic-ring-hydroxylating dioxygenase subunit beta — MDASTKEQAIDVIINESAALDHRQWDEWVNLYTEDATYWMPAWIDEHTLVSNPKREISLIYYGDRSGLEDRVFRIRTELSFATTPLPRTCHMNSNFRVSENDAGEIVIHSSWVTHCYSLKVSRAAFGVQEHRLRKTDDGLKICFRKITLHNDMVDTVLDVYNI; from the coding sequence GTGGATGCTTCTACAAAAGAACAAGCAATAGACGTAATTATTAATGAATCGGCTGCTCTTGACCATAGGCAGTGGGATGAATGGGTTAATTTATATACAGAAGATGCGACATATTGGATGCCCGCTTGGATTGATGAGCATACTTTAGTCAGTAACCCTAAAAGAGAAATTTCATTGATTTATTATGGAGACCGTTCGGGCTTGGAAGACAGGGTCTTCAGAATTCGTACAGAGTTGTCGTTTGCGACGACGCCACTTCCACGCACTTGCCATATGAATTCAAATTTTAGAGTGTCTGAAAATGATGCGGGTGAAATAGTTATTCATTCGTCTTGGGTGACGCATTGTTATAGTTTAAAAGTTTCACGTGCTGCATTTGGTGTGCAAGAGCATCGTTTACGTAAAACCGACGATGGTTTGAAGATTTGTTTTAGAAAAATAACCCTACATAACGATATGGTTGATACAGTGCTGGATGTTTATAATATTTAG
- a CDS encoding AraC family transcriptional regulator, with amino-acid sequence MDEHTLKAKKANIGETLITSQHIAGSDIHHVSMGMEAMIQSIPLTTYHLLCPIKGKIYSNNTGETILPNEFLIVPPSCNVNVIWEHLSQAITITIDPASLKEYFKICSKFPEKSKEIKLSPTANGAMAISSLINYIDSTNKGNPLLMESNYMQRNCENLLFEALTLSMPELRQAKRAQILPHSIKQAIEYIEENIHNNITMNDLVNCTGTSRRSLEMNFTKFFHISPMKFVSNKKLELVRNVLIKSTPKKTSVIETAEKFGFQHASHFSMLYQRLYFEKPSETLKN; translated from the coding sequence ATGGACGAACATACGTTAAAAGCTAAAAAGGCAAACATCGGAGAAACCTTAATCACTTCACAACATATAGCGGGCAGCGACATACATCACGTTTCAATGGGTATGGAAGCCATGATCCAGTCTATACCACTAACAACTTATCATCTATTGTGTCCCATCAAGGGCAAAATCTACAGCAATAACACCGGTGAAACCATACTACCAAATGAATTTCTCATAGTACCTCCTTCTTGCAATGTCAATGTTATTTGGGAGCACCTTAGTCAAGCCATTACAATTACTATTGACCCTGCTTCTCTTAAGGAATACTTCAAAATATGTTCTAAATTTCCTGAGAAAAGTAAAGAAATAAAACTTAGCCCAACTGCAAACGGTGCCATGGCCATTTCTAGCCTAATTAACTATATTGATTCCACCAATAAAGGCAATCCATTACTGATGGAGTCAAATTATATGCAAAGGAATTGTGAAAACTTATTATTTGAAGCTCTCACCCTCTCTATGCCCGAACTAAGACAAGCTAAAAGAGCTCAAATTCTTCCTCACTCTATAAAACAGGCCATTGAATACATTGAAGAAAATATCCATAATAATATTACAATGAATGATTTAGTTAATTGCACCGGCACTAGCAGGCGTTCTCTCGAAATGAATTTCACGAAATTTTTTCATATCAGCCCAATGAAATTCGTCAGCAATAAAAAACTAGAGCTCGTTCGTAATGTTCTTATCAAATCTACGCCTAAAAAAACATCGGTCATAGAAACCGCCGAAAAATTTGGTTTTCAACATGCCAGCCACTTCTCAATGCTCTATCAACGTCTTTATTTTGAAAAACCTTCGGAAACCCTTAAAAATTGA